In the Engystomops pustulosus chromosome 2, aEngPut4.maternal, whole genome shotgun sequence genome, one interval contains:
- the LOC140116927 gene encoding histone H3: MARTKQTARKSTGGKAPRKQLATKAARKSAPATGGVKKPHRYRPGTVALREIRRYQKSTELLIRKLPFQRLVREIAQDFKTDLRFQSSAVMALQEASEAYLVGLFEDTNLCAIHAKRVTIMPKDIQLARRIRGERA; this comes from the coding sequence ATGGCCAGAACCAAGCAGACCGCCCGCAAGTCCACCGGAGGCAAAGCGCCCCGCAAGCAGCTGGCTACCAAGGCCGCCAGGAAGAGCGCGCCCGCCACCGGCGGAGTCAAGAAGCCTCACCGCTACCGCCCCGGCACCGTGGCTCTCCGCGAGATCCGCCGTTACCAGAAGTCCACCGAGCTGCTCATCAGGAAGCTGCCCTTCCAGCGCCTGGTCAGAGAGATCGCTCAGGACTTCAAGACCGACCTGCGCTTCCAGAGCTCTGCCGTCATGGCGCTGCAGGAGGCCAGCGAGGCCTATCTGGTCGGCCTCTTCGAGGACACTAACCTGTGCGCCATCCACGCCAAGAGAGTCACCATCATGCCCAAAGACATCCAGCTGGCCCGCAGGATCCGCGGCGAGAGGGCCTAA
- the LOC140116929 gene encoding histone H2A type 1-like, producing MSGRGKQGGKVRAKAKTRSSRAGLQFPVGRVHRLLRKGNYAERVGAGAPVYLAAVLEYLTAEILELAGNAARDNKKTRIIPRHLQLAVRNDEELNKLLGGVTIAQGGVLPNIQAVLLPKKTESSKPAKSK from the coding sequence ATGTCTGGACGTGGCAAACAAGGAGGAAAGGTCCGCGCTAAGGCCAAGACCCGCTCATCCCGGGCCGGCCTGCAGTTCCCCGTCGGTCGTGTGCACAGGCTCCTCCGCAAGGGCAACTACGCCGAGAGAGTCGGGGCCGGCGCTCCCGTCTACCTGGCCGCCGTGCTCGAGTACCTCACCGCTGAGATCCTCGAGCTGGCCGGCAACGCCGCCCGGGACAACAAGAAGACCCGCATCATCCCCCGCCACCTGCAGCTGGCCGTGCGCAACGACGAGGAGCTCAACAAGCTGCTGGGAGGAGTCACCATCGCCCAGGGAGGCGTCCTGCCCAACATCCAGGCCGTGCTGCTGCCCAAGAAGACCGAGAGCAGCAAGCCCGCCAAGAGCAAGTGA
- the LOC140119886 gene encoding histone H1A-like → MAETAPAAAAPPAAEPAAKAKKQPKKAAAAKKSAKKPSGPSVSELIIKAVSASKERSGVSLAALKKALAAGGYDVDKNNSRLKLAIKSQVTKGTLLQVKGSGASGSFKLNKKQLDTKDKAAKKKPAAAKPKKPAAASAKKAPKSPKKPKKAPSAAKSPKKAKKPAAAAAKSPKKAAKKPKAAPKPKKVTKSPAKKASKPKAAAAKSPAKKKAATKAKKPAAKK, encoded by the coding sequence ATGGCAGAAACCGCGCCCGCCGCCGCAGCTCCCCCTGCCGCCGAACCGGCCGCCAAGGCCAAGAAGCAGCCCAAGAAGGCCGCTGCCGCCAAGAAGAGCGCCAAGAAGCCCTCCGGCCCCAGCGTCTCCGAGCTCATCATCAAAGCCGTGTCCGCCTCCAAGGAGCGCAGCGGGGTGTCCCTGGCCGCCCTCAAGAAGGCCCTGGCTGCCGGCGGCTACGACGTCGACAAGAATAACAGCCGCCTCAAGCTGGCCATCAAGTCGCAGGTCACCAAGGGCACCCTGCTCCAGGTCAAAGGCAGCGGCGCCTCCGGCTCCTTCAAGCTCAACAAGAAGCAGCTCGACACCAAGGACAAGGCGGCCAAGAAGAAGCCCGCAGCGGCCAAGCCCAAGAAGCCGGCCGCCGCCAGCGCCAAGAAAGCGCCCAAGTCTCCTAAGAAGCCCAAGAAGGCTCCCAGCGCCGCCAAGAGCCCCAAAAAGGCCAAGAAGCCTGCAGCAGCGGCGGCCAAGAGCCCCAAGAAAGCGGCCAAGAAGCCTAAGGCCGCCCCGAAGCCCAAGAAAGTCAccaagagcccggctaagaagGCGTCCAAGCCCAAAGCTGCTGCCGccaagagcccggctaagaagAAGGCCGCTACTAAAGCCAAGAAGCCCGCGGCCAAGAAGTAA
- the LOC140119944 gene encoding histone H2B type 1-O — MPDPAKSAPAPKKGSKKAVTKAQKKDGKKRKRSRKESYAIYVYKVLKQVHPDTGISSKAMGIMNSFVNDIFERIAGEASRLAHYNKRSTITSREIQTAVRLLLPGELAKHAVSEGTKAVTKYTSAK, encoded by the coding sequence ATGCCTGATCCCGCCAAGTCCGCCCCAGCGCCCAAGAAGGGCTCCAAGAAAGCCGTCACCAAGGCCCAGAAGAAGGACGGCAAGAAGCGCAAGAGGTCCAGGAAGGAGAGTTACGCCATCTACGTCTACAAGGTGCTCAAGCAGGTGCACCCCGACACCGGCATCTCCTCCAAGGCCATGGGCATCATGAACTCCTTCGTCAACGACATCTTCGAGCGCATCGCAGGGGAAGCCTCCCGCCTGGCTCACTACAACAAGCGCTCCACCATCACCTCCCGGGAGATCCAGACCGCCGTCCGCCTGCTGCTGCCCGGAGAGCTGGCCAAGCACGCCGTGTCCGAGGGCACCAAGGCCGTCACCAAGTACACCAGCGCCAAGTAA
- the LOC140116928 gene encoding histone H4 — MSGRGKGGKGLGKGGAKRHRKVLRDNIQGITKPAIRRLARRGGVKRISGLIYEETRGVLKVFLENVIRDAVTYTEHAKRKTVTAMDVVYALKRQGRTLYGFGG, encoded by the coding sequence ATGTCTGGACGCGGCAAAGGAGGAAAGGGGCTCGGAAAAGGAGGCgccaagaggcacaggaaggtgCTGCGTGATAACATCCAGGGAATCACCAAGCCTGCCATCCGCCGCCTGGCTCGCAGAGGAGGCGTCAAGCGTATCTCCGGCCTCATCTACGAGGAGACCCGCGGCGTCCTCAAGGTGTTCCTGGAGAACGTCATCCGCGACGCTGTCACCTACACCGAGCACGCCAAGAGGAAGACCGTCACCGCCATGGACGTGGTGTACGCGCTCAAGCGCCAGGGCCGCACTCTCTACGGCTTCGGAGGTTAA
- the LOC140119890 gene encoding histone H1-like: MAETAPAAAAPPAAEPAAKAKKQPKKPSGPSVSELIIKAVSASKERSGVSLAALKKALAAGGYDVDKNNSRLKLAIKSQVTKGTLLQVKGSGASGSFKLNKKQLDTKDKAAKKKPAAAKPKKPAAASAKKAPKSPKKPKKAPSAAKSPKKAKKPAAAAAKSPKKAAKKPKAAPKPKKVTKSPAKKASKPKAAAAKSPAKKKAATKAKKPAAKK, translated from the coding sequence ATGGCAGAAACCGCGCCCGCCGCCGCAGCTCCCCCTGCCGCCGAACCGGCCGCCAAGGCCAAGAAGCAGCCCAAGAAGCCCTCCGGCCCCAGCGTCTCCGAGCTCATCATCAAAGCCGTGTCCGCCTCCAAGGAGCGCAGCGGGGTGTCCCTGGCCGCCCTCAAGAAGGCCCTGGCTGCCGGCGGCTACGACGTCGACAAGAATAACAGCCGCCTCAAGCTGGCCATCAAGTCGCAGGTCACCAAGGGCACCCTGCTCCAGGTCAAAGGCAGCGGCGCCTCCGGCTCCTTCAAGCTCAACAAGAAGCAGCTCGACACCAAGGACAAGGCGGCCAAGAAGAAGCCCGCAGCGGCCAAGCCCAAGAAGCCGGCCGCCGCCAGCGCCAAGAAAGCGCCCAAGTCTCCTAAGAAGCCCAAGAAGGCTCCCAGCGCCGCCAAGAGCCCCAAAAAGGCCAAGAAGCCTGCAGCAGCGGCGGCCAAGAGCCCCAAGAAAGCGGCCAAGAAGCCTAAGGCCGCCCCGAAGCCCAAGAAAGTCAccaagagcccggctaagaagGCGTCCAAGCCCAAAGCTGCTGCCGccaagagcccggctaagaagAAGGCCGCTACTAAAGCCAAGAAGCCCGCGGCCAAGAAGTAA